One region of Alosa sapidissima isolate fAloSap1 chromosome 1, fAloSap1.pri, whole genome shotgun sequence genomic DNA includes:
- the per2 gene encoding period circadian protein homolog 2 isoform X5, with the protein MSEDSDSKPYLFSPLEGQDGGGGGGGAACSSMAQLHRMGGLPSEGSDSSSQDPPASPHSNRKMARSLHEDVEMKSSGSSGSGTESHGNESHGNESHGNESHGNESTGSSNGHSKDSALLESSGSNKSSNSHSPSPPSSSNAFSLLSASSEQDNPSTSGCSSEESAKAKTQKELLKTLKELKMHLPSEKRKKGNKSTTLNTLKYALRCVKQVEANEEYYQLLMINDSQPSGLDVASYTIEEIDSITSEYTLKNTDIFAVAVSLITGKIVYISDQAATILNCKRDVFKNAKFVEFLTPQDVSVFYSFTTPYRLPSWSMCTGAESSPSDCMQEKSFFCRISGGKECAEDLQYYPFRMTPYLMKVQDSVHGEEQFCCLLLAERVHSGYEAPRIPTDKRIFTTTHTPNCAFQDVDERAVPLLGYLPQDLIGTSLLMHLHPSDWAVMLSIHRKIMQHAGQPFDHSSIRFCTRNGEYITLDTSWSSFVNPWSRKVSFVIGRHKVRIGPVNEDVFVAPGVAEGKTMDSDIHEITEQIHRLLLQPVHVNGSSGYGSLGSNDHLMSGVASSTESTGNSGPRAARPEEDKPDKAKPRSFQEICKGVHMQKGVHMQKTQELQSKRSQNLALQQKGPAVRPKDTAVPMSWRDSGGSPEERVAMQEELAFKDQTVYSYQQISCLDSVIRYLESCNIPITVKRKCQSSSNTTSSNSDEDKQKVESSMQAAEAEAPLLKTPPTLATLNVAKKSATPGVVSTSLAPLALPSKAESVVSIPSQCSYSSTIVHVGDKKPQPESEIIEDVSGGGEAVECQTTVPPSAVSPPSQEREAYKKLGLTKQVLAAHTQKEEHAFLNRFRELRGVHAFKADCSQYLERQKGQLASEAVPAVRSCKQGGSGEPAARRSGRNKKTKSKRVKQNESSDSTVSQRKQQQPRPPLQGLQQTSWSPSDTSQSTFPIAYPAVMPAYPLQMYPGASGMAPQVDPTLSRFSDSQCNQDPRVPMQPPTYPAPLVTPMVALVLPNYMFPQMGSAPRQPFYPDQTAFPTQPSAFQAQPAFQGQPAFQGQPAFQAQPSFQGQPSFQAQPAFQGQLPFPGQSTFTVQTQFATQNPFPPPSGYAPQPFSFTLPTEPPKASEPEQREGQSRCSTPQSLGARDQPSPPLFQSRCSSPLQLNLLQLEERQDSAATPAATTVEKVPTSVPTKPDTELQQRSLKLPALDRACPATPPGLCGLRSGHRQTDGGGLSWEKLFPKLCCSEEEVGSPDDSHHSDGNSSSSDMLDILLLDSRSGTSSATSGSMGSGSNGCGTSAYGTSTSGASASGTGSSHVSNNSSNYFGSVDSSQKSHKAKEPEAAMTVGQGGEMEVEENQHFSNDMQKVLRDDREKLRQMQKNQPRFSKDQRRELVEVHPWMKRGGLPKAIDVKTCMGCEDLSESLIEEETPDLHMGETEASEEASADKTSAQLQQPGSSRCLATGTGT; encoded by the exons ATGTCTGAGGATTCCGACTCCAAGCCGTACCTGTTCTCCCCGCTGGAGGGCCAGGAcggcggcggcggtggcggcggcgCCGCGTGCAGCTCCATGGCTCAGCTTCACCGGATGGGCGGCTTGCCCTCCGAGGGCAGCGACAGCAGCAGCCAGGACCCGCCGGCCTCCCCGCACAGCAACAGGAAGATGGCGCGTTCCCTGCACGAGGACGTGGAGATGAAAAGCAGCGGCTCCAGCGGCAGCGGGACGGAGTCGCACGGCAACGAGTCCCATGGCAACGAGTCTCACGGCAACGAGTCCCATGGCAATGAGTCGACGGGCAGCTCAAACGGCCACAGCAAGGACTCCGCTCTGCTAGAGTCGTCTGGGAGCAACAAGAG CTCAAACTCTCACAGCCCTTCACCACCAAGCAGTTCCAATGCCTTCAGTTTACTGAGTGCCAGCTCCGAACAGGATAACCCCTCCACCAGTGGCTGCAG CAGTGAAGAGTCTGCCAAGGCCAAGACACAGAAGGAGCTGCTCAAGACCCTCAAGGAGCTCAAGATGCACCTCCCttcagagaagagaaagaaaggcaacAAGTCCACGACCCTCAACACCCTCAAATATGCCCTCCGCTGCGTCAAACAGGTGGAAG CCAATGAGGAATACTACCAACTACTTATGATCAATGACAGCCAGCCGTCGGGTTTGGATGTGGCCTCTTACACCATTGAGGAGATAGACAGTATTACCTCCGAGTACACACTGAAAAACACT gacATTTTTGCAGTTGCAGTGTCCCTCATCACGGGGAAGATAGTGTACATCTCTGACCAGGCAGCTACCATTCTGAACTGCAAGAGGGACGTGTTTAAGAATGCCAAGTTTGTGGAGTTTTTAACACCTCAGGATGTCAGTGTGTTCTACAGCTTCACAACGCCTTACCGCCTGCCCTCTTGGAGCATGTGCACTGgagcag AGTCATCCCCCTCCGACTGCATGCAGGAAAAATCTTTCTTCTGCCGgatcag TGGTGGTAAGGAGTGTGCGGAGGACCTCCAGTACTACCCCTTCCGCATGACGCCCTACCTGATGAAGGTGCAAGACTCTGTGCATGGAGAGGAGCAGTTCTGCTGCCTCCTGCTGGCTGAAAGGGTGCACTCAGGGTATGAAG CTCCCAGAATCCCCACTGACAAGCGGATCTTTACCACAACACATACCCCCAACTGTGCATTCCAGGACGTCGATGAGAG GGCTGTTCCGTTGCTAGGATACCTTCCACAGGACCTGATCGGTACGTCGTTGCTCATGCACCTCCACCCCAGCGACTGGGCCGTCATGCTCAGCATCCACAGGAAGA TCATGCAGCATGCCGGCCAGCCCTTTGACCACTCCTCCATTCGCTTCTGCACCCGCAATGGGGAGTACATCACCCTGGACACCAGCTGGTCCAGCTTCGTCAACCCCTGGAGCCGCAAAGTGTCCTTTGTCATTGGCCGTCACAAAGTCCGCAT CGGCCCTGTGAATGAGGATGTGTTTGTGGCGCCAGGCGTAGCCGAAGGGAAGACCATGGACTCCGACATCCATGAAATCACAGAGCAGATCCACCGGCTCCTCCTGCAG CCGGTGCACGTCAATGGCTCCAGCGGCTACGGCAGCCTGGGCAGCAATGACCACCTGATGAGCGGCGTGGCCTCGTCGACCGAGAGCACGGGGAACAGCGGGCCCCGTGCCGCTCGGCCAGAAGAGGACAAACCAGACAAGGCCAAGCCT CGTTCATTCCAGGAGATCTGTAAAGGGGTGCACATGCAGAAGGGGGTGCACATGCAGAAGACCCAGGAGCTGCAGTCCAAGAGGAGCCAAAACC TAGCGCTGCAACAGAAGGGCCCGGCGGTCCGGCCCAAGGACACGGCGGTTCCGATGAGCTGGCGGGACTCTGGGGGCAGCCCTGAGGAGCGTGTGGCCATGCAGGAGGAGCTGGCCTTCAAGGACCAAACCGTCTACTCCTACCAGCAGATCAGCTGCCTGGACAGCGTCATCAG ATATCTGGAGAGCTGTAACATCCCTATCACAGTGAAGAGGAAATGCCAGTCCTCCTCCAACACGACCTCCTCCAATTCAGATgaggacaaacagaaagtaGAGAGCTCCATGCAAGCAGCAGAAG CAGAGGCTCCGCTGTTGAAAACACCGCCCACTCTGGCCACTCTGAACGTGGCCAAGAAGAGCGCCACCCCGGGGGTGGTGAGCACGTCGCTGGCCCCCCTGGCCCTGCCCAGTAAAGCCGAGAGCGTCGTGTCCATCCCCAGCCAGTGCAGTTACAGTAGCACCATCGTACACGTGGGGGACAAGAAGCCTCAGCCTGAATCAG AGATCATCGAGGACGTCTCAGGCGGTGGAGAGGCAGTGGAGTGCCAGACCACCGTGCCCCCAAGTGCTGTTTCACCTCCCAGCCAGGAGAGGGAGGCGTACAAGAAGCTGGGCCTGACCAAGCAGGTGCTGGCGGCACACACGCAGAAGGAGGAGCACGCCTTCCTTAACCGCTTCCGGGAGCTGCGTGGTGTCCACGCCTTCAAGGCTGACTGCTCTCAGTACCTGGAGAGACAAAAGGGCCAGTTGGCTTCAGAAG CTGTTCCAGCGGTGCGCTCCTGTAAGCAGGGAGGAAGTGGCGAGCCGGCCGCCCGCCGCAGCGGCCGCAACAAGAAGACCAAATCGAAACGCGTGAAGCAGAACGAGTCGTCGGACAGTACGGTGTCGCAACGAAAGCAGCAGCAGCCAAGGCCGCCACTGCAGGGCCTGCAGCAGACGTCCTGGTCACCCTCAGACACCTCCCAGTCCACCTTCCCCATCGCCTACCCTGCCGTCATGCCCGCCTACCCACTCCAGATGTACCCCGGTGCCAGCGGCATGGCCCCCCAAGTGGACCCCACACTGTCGCGCTTCAGCGACAGCCAGTGCAACCAGGACCCGCGCGTCCCCATGCAGCCCCCCACATACCCAGCGCCGCTAGTCACGCCCATGGTGGCCCTGGTGCTGCCCAACTACATGTTCCCACAGATGGGCAGTGCGCCACGCCAGCCCTTCTACCCCGATCAGACTGCCTTCCCCACACAGCCCTCCGCCTTCCAGGCGCAACCGGCGTTCCAGGGGCAACCGGCGTTCCAGGGGCAACCGGCGTTCCAGGCGCAACCGTCGTTCCAGGGGCAACCGTCATTCCAGGCGCAACCGGCGTTCCAGGGGCAGCTGCCGTTCCCAGGCCAGTCCACATTCACGGTCCAGACGCAATTTGCCACACAGAACCCCTTCCCGCCGCCCAGCGGCTACGCGCCGCAGCCCTTCTCCTTCACACTGCCCACCGAGCCGCCCAAGGCGTCGGAGCCCGAGCAGCGAGAGGGCCAGTCGCGGTGCTCCACGCCGCAGTCGCTCGGCGCCCGGGACCAGCCCTCGCCGCCGCTCTTCCAGTCGCGCTGCAGCTCGCCGCTCCAGCTCAATCTGCTGCAGCTGGAGGAGAGGCAGGACAGCGCAGCCACCCCCGCCGCCACTACCGTGGAGAAGGTCCCCACCAGCGTGCCCACCAAACCCGACACCGAGCTGCAGCAG CGCTCACTCAAACTGCCCGCTCTAGACAGGGCCTGCCCAGCCACCCCCCCTGGCCTCTGCGGCCTCAGGTCTGGGCACAGGCAGACCGATGGTGGGGGGTTGTCTTGGGAAAAGCTATTCCCTAAACTGTGTTGCAGCGAAGAG GAGGTGGGTTCTCCAGATGACAGTCACCACAGCGATGGCAACTCCTCCTCCAGTGACATGTTGGACATCCTGCTTCTGGACTCGCGCTCAGGCACGAGTTCGGCCACTTCGGGCTCCATGGGTTCTGGTTCTAATGGCTGCGGAACCTCTGCCTACGGAACTTCAACTAGTGGTGCATCTGCTAGTGGAACAG GGAGCAGCCATGtaagcaacaacagcagcaactaCTTTGGCAGCGTGGACTCGTCTCAGAAGAGCCATAAGGCCAAGGAGCCTGAAGCAGCCATGACAGTAGGACAAGGTGGGGAGATGGAGGTGGAAGAGAACCAGCACTTCTCCAA tgacATGCAAAAGGTTCTGAGGGACGATCGCGAAAAGCTCCGTCAGATGCAGAAAAACCAACCACGCTTCAGCAAGGACCAGAGGAGGGAGTTGGTGGAGGTGCACCCCTGGATGAAAAGGGGGGGTCTGCCCAAAGCCATTGATGTCAAG ACATGTATGGGCTGTGAGGATCTCTCCGAAAGTCTCATTGAGGAAGAGACGCCTGACTTGCACATGGGTGAGACGGAAGCCAGTGAGGAGGCTTCTGCAGACAAGACTAGTGCCCAGCTGCAGCAGCCAGGCTCTTCCCGGTGTCTGGCCACAGGGACTGGGACCTAG
- the per2 gene encoding period circadian protein homolog 2 isoform X1 has protein sequence MSEDSDSKPYLFSPLEGQDGGGGGGGAACSSMAQLHRMGGLPSEGSDSSSQDPPASPHSNRKMARSLHEDVEMKSSGSSGSGTESHGNESHGNESHGNESHGNESTGSSNGHSKDSALLESSGSNKSSNSHSPSPPSSSNAFSLLSASSEQDNPSTSGCSSEESAKAKTQKELLKTLKELKMHLPSEKRKKGNKSTTLNTLKYALRCVKQVEANEEYYQLLMINDSQPSGLDVASYTIEEIDSITSEYTLKNTDIFAVAVSLITGKIVYISDQAATILNCKRDVFKNAKFVEFLTPQDVSVFYSFTTPYRLPSWSMCTGAESSPSDCMQEKSFFCRISGGKECAEDLQYYPFRMTPYLMKVQDSVHGEEQFCCLLLAERVHSGYEAPRIPTDKRIFTTTHTPNCAFQDVDERAVPLLGYLPQDLIGTSLLMHLHPSDWAVMLSIHRKIMQHAGQPFDHSSIRFCTRNGEYITLDTSWSSFVNPWSRKVSFVIGRHKVRIGPVNEDVFVAPGVAEGKTMDSDIHEITEQIHRLLLQPVHVNGSSGYGSLGSNDHLMSGVASSTESTGNSGPRAARPEEDKPDKAKPRSFQEICKGVHMQKGVHMQKTQELQSKRSQNLALQQKGPAVRPKDTAVPMSWRDSGGSPEERVAMQEELAFKDQTVYSYQQISCLDSVIRYLESCNIPITVKRKCQSSSNTTSSNSDEDKQKVESSMQAAEAEAPLLKTPPTLATLNVAKKSATPGVVSTSLAPLALPSKAESVVSIPSQCSYSSTIVHVGDKKPQPESEIIEDVSGGGEAVECQTTVPPSAVSPPSQEREAYKKLGLTKQVLAAHTQKEEHAFLNRFRELRGVHAFKADCSQYLERQKGQLASEAVPAVRSCKQGGSGEPAARRSGRNKKTKSKRVKQNESSDSTVSQRKQQQPRPPLQGLQQTSWSPSDTSQSTFPIAYPAVMPAYPLQMYPGASGMAPQVDPTLSRFSDSQCNQDPRVPMQPPTYPAPLVTPMVALVLPNYMFPQMGSAPRQPFYPDQTAFPTQPSAFQAQPAFQGQPAFQGQPAFQAQPSFQGQPSFQAQPAFQGQLPFPGQSTFTVQTQFATQNPFPPPSGYAPQPFSFTLPTEPPKASEPEQREGQSRCSTPQSLGARDQPSPPLFQSRCSSPLQLNLLQLEERQDSAATPAATTVEKVPTSVPTKPDTELQQRSLKLPALDRACPATPPGLCGLRSGHRQTDGGGLSWEKLFPKLCCSEEEVGSPDDSHHSDGNSSSSDMLDILLLDSRSGTSSATSGSMGSGSNGCGTSAYGTSTSGASASGTGSSHVSNNSSNYFGSVDSSQKSHKAKEPEAAMTVGQGGEMEVEENQHFSKYVPQDPLWLHTANVDGASMLTYQMPSRDMQKVLRDDREKLRQMQKNQPRFSKDQRRELVEVHPWMKRGGLPKAIDVKTCMGCEDLSESLIEEETPDLHMGETEASEEASADKTSAQLQQPGSSRCLATGTGT, from the exons ATGTCTGAGGATTCCGACTCCAAGCCGTACCTGTTCTCCCCGCTGGAGGGCCAGGAcggcggcggcggtggcggcggcgCCGCGTGCAGCTCCATGGCTCAGCTTCACCGGATGGGCGGCTTGCCCTCCGAGGGCAGCGACAGCAGCAGCCAGGACCCGCCGGCCTCCCCGCACAGCAACAGGAAGATGGCGCGTTCCCTGCACGAGGACGTGGAGATGAAAAGCAGCGGCTCCAGCGGCAGCGGGACGGAGTCGCACGGCAACGAGTCCCATGGCAACGAGTCTCACGGCAACGAGTCCCATGGCAATGAGTCGACGGGCAGCTCAAACGGCCACAGCAAGGACTCCGCTCTGCTAGAGTCGTCTGGGAGCAACAAGAG CTCAAACTCTCACAGCCCTTCACCACCAAGCAGTTCCAATGCCTTCAGTTTACTGAGTGCCAGCTCCGAACAGGATAACCCCTCCACCAGTGGCTGCAG CAGTGAAGAGTCTGCCAAGGCCAAGACACAGAAGGAGCTGCTCAAGACCCTCAAGGAGCTCAAGATGCACCTCCCttcagagaagagaaagaaaggcaacAAGTCCACGACCCTCAACACCCTCAAATATGCCCTCCGCTGCGTCAAACAGGTGGAAG CCAATGAGGAATACTACCAACTACTTATGATCAATGACAGCCAGCCGTCGGGTTTGGATGTGGCCTCTTACACCATTGAGGAGATAGACAGTATTACCTCCGAGTACACACTGAAAAACACT gacATTTTTGCAGTTGCAGTGTCCCTCATCACGGGGAAGATAGTGTACATCTCTGACCAGGCAGCTACCATTCTGAACTGCAAGAGGGACGTGTTTAAGAATGCCAAGTTTGTGGAGTTTTTAACACCTCAGGATGTCAGTGTGTTCTACAGCTTCACAACGCCTTACCGCCTGCCCTCTTGGAGCATGTGCACTGgagcag AGTCATCCCCCTCCGACTGCATGCAGGAAAAATCTTTCTTCTGCCGgatcag TGGTGGTAAGGAGTGTGCGGAGGACCTCCAGTACTACCCCTTCCGCATGACGCCCTACCTGATGAAGGTGCAAGACTCTGTGCATGGAGAGGAGCAGTTCTGCTGCCTCCTGCTGGCTGAAAGGGTGCACTCAGGGTATGAAG CTCCCAGAATCCCCACTGACAAGCGGATCTTTACCACAACACATACCCCCAACTGTGCATTCCAGGACGTCGATGAGAG GGCTGTTCCGTTGCTAGGATACCTTCCACAGGACCTGATCGGTACGTCGTTGCTCATGCACCTCCACCCCAGCGACTGGGCCGTCATGCTCAGCATCCACAGGAAGA TCATGCAGCATGCCGGCCAGCCCTTTGACCACTCCTCCATTCGCTTCTGCACCCGCAATGGGGAGTACATCACCCTGGACACCAGCTGGTCCAGCTTCGTCAACCCCTGGAGCCGCAAAGTGTCCTTTGTCATTGGCCGTCACAAAGTCCGCAT CGGCCCTGTGAATGAGGATGTGTTTGTGGCGCCAGGCGTAGCCGAAGGGAAGACCATGGACTCCGACATCCATGAAATCACAGAGCAGATCCACCGGCTCCTCCTGCAG CCGGTGCACGTCAATGGCTCCAGCGGCTACGGCAGCCTGGGCAGCAATGACCACCTGATGAGCGGCGTGGCCTCGTCGACCGAGAGCACGGGGAACAGCGGGCCCCGTGCCGCTCGGCCAGAAGAGGACAAACCAGACAAGGCCAAGCCT CGTTCATTCCAGGAGATCTGTAAAGGGGTGCACATGCAGAAGGGGGTGCACATGCAGAAGACCCAGGAGCTGCAGTCCAAGAGGAGCCAAAACC TAGCGCTGCAACAGAAGGGCCCGGCGGTCCGGCCCAAGGACACGGCGGTTCCGATGAGCTGGCGGGACTCTGGGGGCAGCCCTGAGGAGCGTGTGGCCATGCAGGAGGAGCTGGCCTTCAAGGACCAAACCGTCTACTCCTACCAGCAGATCAGCTGCCTGGACAGCGTCATCAG ATATCTGGAGAGCTGTAACATCCCTATCACAGTGAAGAGGAAATGCCAGTCCTCCTCCAACACGACCTCCTCCAATTCAGATgaggacaaacagaaagtaGAGAGCTCCATGCAAGCAGCAGAAG CAGAGGCTCCGCTGTTGAAAACACCGCCCACTCTGGCCACTCTGAACGTGGCCAAGAAGAGCGCCACCCCGGGGGTGGTGAGCACGTCGCTGGCCCCCCTGGCCCTGCCCAGTAAAGCCGAGAGCGTCGTGTCCATCCCCAGCCAGTGCAGTTACAGTAGCACCATCGTACACGTGGGGGACAAGAAGCCTCAGCCTGAATCAG AGATCATCGAGGACGTCTCAGGCGGTGGAGAGGCAGTGGAGTGCCAGACCACCGTGCCCCCAAGTGCTGTTTCACCTCCCAGCCAGGAGAGGGAGGCGTACAAGAAGCTGGGCCTGACCAAGCAGGTGCTGGCGGCACACACGCAGAAGGAGGAGCACGCCTTCCTTAACCGCTTCCGGGAGCTGCGTGGTGTCCACGCCTTCAAGGCTGACTGCTCTCAGTACCTGGAGAGACAAAAGGGCCAGTTGGCTTCAGAAG CTGTTCCAGCGGTGCGCTCCTGTAAGCAGGGAGGAAGTGGCGAGCCGGCCGCCCGCCGCAGCGGCCGCAACAAGAAGACCAAATCGAAACGCGTGAAGCAGAACGAGTCGTCGGACAGTACGGTGTCGCAACGAAAGCAGCAGCAGCCAAGGCCGCCACTGCAGGGCCTGCAGCAGACGTCCTGGTCACCCTCAGACACCTCCCAGTCCACCTTCCCCATCGCCTACCCTGCCGTCATGCCCGCCTACCCACTCCAGATGTACCCCGGTGCCAGCGGCATGGCCCCCCAAGTGGACCCCACACTGTCGCGCTTCAGCGACAGCCAGTGCAACCAGGACCCGCGCGTCCCCATGCAGCCCCCCACATACCCAGCGCCGCTAGTCACGCCCATGGTGGCCCTGGTGCTGCCCAACTACATGTTCCCACAGATGGGCAGTGCGCCACGCCAGCCCTTCTACCCCGATCAGACTGCCTTCCCCACACAGCCCTCCGCCTTCCAGGCGCAACCGGCGTTCCAGGGGCAACCGGCGTTCCAGGGGCAACCGGCGTTCCAGGCGCAACCGTCGTTCCAGGGGCAACCGTCATTCCAGGCGCAACCGGCGTTCCAGGGGCAGCTGCCGTTCCCAGGCCAGTCCACATTCACGGTCCAGACGCAATTTGCCACACAGAACCCCTTCCCGCCGCCCAGCGGCTACGCGCCGCAGCCCTTCTCCTTCACACTGCCCACCGAGCCGCCCAAGGCGTCGGAGCCCGAGCAGCGAGAGGGCCAGTCGCGGTGCTCCACGCCGCAGTCGCTCGGCGCCCGGGACCAGCCCTCGCCGCCGCTCTTCCAGTCGCGCTGCAGCTCGCCGCTCCAGCTCAATCTGCTGCAGCTGGAGGAGAGGCAGGACAGCGCAGCCACCCCCGCCGCCACTACCGTGGAGAAGGTCCCCACCAGCGTGCCCACCAAACCCGACACCGAGCTGCAGCAG CGCTCACTCAAACTGCCCGCTCTAGACAGGGCCTGCCCAGCCACCCCCCCTGGCCTCTGCGGCCTCAGGTCTGGGCACAGGCAGACCGATGGTGGGGGGTTGTCTTGGGAAAAGCTATTCCCTAAACTGTGTTGCAGCGAAGAG GAGGTGGGTTCTCCAGATGACAGTCACCACAGCGATGGCAACTCCTCCTCCAGTGACATGTTGGACATCCTGCTTCTGGACTCGCGCTCAGGCACGAGTTCGGCCACTTCGGGCTCCATGGGTTCTGGTTCTAATGGCTGCGGAACCTCTGCCTACGGAACTTCAACTAGTGGTGCATCTGCTAGTGGAACAG GGAGCAGCCATGtaagcaacaacagcagcaactaCTTTGGCAGCGTGGACTCGTCTCAGAAGAGCCATAAGGCCAAGGAGCCTGAAGCAGCCATGACAGTAGGACAAGGTGGGGAGATGGAGGTGGAAGAGAACCAGCACTTCTCCAAGTACGTACCTCAGGACCCACTGTGGCTCCACACGGCTAACGTAGACGGGGCCAGCATGCTGACCTACCAGATGCCCTCACG tgacATGCAAAAGGTTCTGAGGGACGATCGCGAAAAGCTCCGTCAGATGCAGAAAAACCAACCACGCTTCAGCAAGGACCAGAGGAGGGAGTTGGTGGAGGTGCACCCCTGGATGAAAAGGGGGGGTCTGCCCAAAGCCATTGATGTCAAG ACATGTATGGGCTGTGAGGATCTCTCCGAAAGTCTCATTGAGGAAGAGACGCCTGACTTGCACATGGGTGAGACGGAAGCCAGTGAGGAGGCTTCTGCAGACAAGACTAGTGCCCAGCTGCAGCAGCCAGGCTCTTCCCGGTGTCTGGCCACAGGGACTGGGACCTAG